The Primulina huaijiensis isolate GDHJ02 chromosome 17, ASM1229523v2, whole genome shotgun sequence genome window below encodes:
- the LOC140962556 gene encoding uncharacterized protein, with the protein MMLKRRENSLSSSRRLAAAAPLQETRHAKPIGCMSGIFQLFSKYQNFSKRLTFGRKREKCEPSSPAKDKDKPKKDSLSSGREDKSGSHDFGLSIEINVPRSPSIPPENPRTPSSLVARLMGLGDMNTAVKRPALEETCTISEKRRQLIRALEKCNDDLEGLRRIIQAVQTNDVRLAKRDLSGRENEDSWVANSCTEKRAAVGAWAPTSGFPETQNPAVCPTPKTPACLLPHRKHPTASKKPGEDDAELMAVFLTRSRRSPPIATSPRLSSTSSSPKARTLEEVCKDVAWGEQREMGRILMVLQDYICRDLVEDVVRELKSCRVHDYSLPLDGCKRRLSF; encoded by the exons ATGATGCTGAAGAGACGGGAGAATTCACTCTCTTCGTCCCGCCGCCTCGCCGCCGCCGCACCATTACAGGAAACTCGCCATGCGAAACCCATCGGCTGCATGTCGGGCATTTTTCAGCTCTTCTCCAAATACCAGAATTTCAGCAAACGCCTCACTTTTG GCAGGAAACGAGAAAAATGCGAGCCATCTTCTCCAGCAAAAGACAAAGACAAGCCAAAAAAGGATTCTCTTTCCTCAGGTAGAGAAGACAAAAGCGGAAGTCATGATTTTGGATTGTCGATCGAAATTAACGTGCCGAGAAGTCCATCGATCCCGCCTGAAAATCCTAGAACTCCGTCCTCATTGGTGGCAAGGTTAATGGGATTGGGGGATATGAACACTGCCGTGAAAAGGCCGGCATTGGAAGAAACCTGTACCATTTCGGAGAAGAGACGTCAGCTGATACGAGCTTTGGAAAAATGTAATGACGATCTGGAAGGGTTGAGGCGGATCATCCAGGCGGTGCAAACAAATGACGTGCGTCTTGCGAAGAGAGATCTTTCAGGCAGAGAAAACGAAGACTCCTGGGTGGCAAATTCTTGCACGGAAAAGCGAGCCGCCGTCGGGGCTTGGGCACCTACTAGTGGCTTCCCCGAAACGCAGAATCCAGCTG TCTGCCCAACTCCCAAAACACCAGCATGTCTCCTACCTCACCGCAAGCATCCTACAGCATCCAAGAAACCAGGAGAGGACGATGCCGAACTAATGGCAGTGTTTTTAACAAGATCGCGTCGCTCACCACCTATCGCCACCTCGCCCCGACTTAGCAGTACCAGCTCGTCGCCAAAGGCTCGGACATTAGAAGAAGTGTGCAAAGACGTGGCTTGGGGTGAGCAAAGAGAAATGGGGAGAATATTGATGGTGTTGCAAGATTACATATGCAGAGACTTGGTCGAGGATGTTGTCAGAGAACTGAAATCTTGTCGGGTTCATGATTATTCGTTACCTCTGGACGGATGTAAAAGGAGGCTTAGTTTCTAG
- the LOC140963312 gene encoding calmodulin-2/4, with amino-acid sequence MLLLPSALQVSVFCCIGCITTKELGTVMRSLGQNPTEAELQDMINEVDADGNGTIDFPEFLNLMARKMKDTDSEEELKEAFRVFDKDQNGFISAAELRHVMTNLGEKLTDEEVDEMIREADVDGDGQINYEEFVKIMMAK; translated from the coding sequence ATGTTGTTACTGCCTTCAGCATTGCAAGTGTCTGTGTTTTGTTGTATAGGCTGCATCACGACAAAGGAGCTTGGTACCGTGATGAGATCCCTGGGGCAGAATCCTACGGAGGCTGAGCTTCAAGACATGATCAACGAGGTGGATGCTGACGGTAATGGAACCATCGACTTCCCAGAGTTCTTGAATCTCATGGCTAGGAAGATGAAGGACACCGATTCTGAGGAGGAGCTTAAAGAAGCGTTCCGTGTTTTCGACAAGGATCAGAATGGTTTCATCTCTGCTGCTGAGCTCCGTCATGTGATGACGAACCTCGGTGAGAAGCTGACCGATGAGGAGGTCGATGAGATGATCCGGGAGGCAGATGTCGATGGCGATGGCCAAATTAATTATGAAGAATTCGTGAAAATTATGATGGCCAAGTGA
- the LOC140962911 gene encoding hypersensitive-induced response protein 1, with product MGQVLGCIQVDQSTVVVKEQFGKYDNVLEPGCHCLPWCLGYQMAGTLTLRVQQLDVRCETKTKDNVFVTVVASIQYRALAEKAADAFYKLSNTKEQIQAYVFDVIRASVPRLELDSVFEQKNDIAKAVENELEKAMSAYGFEIVQTLIVDIEPDAQVKRAMNEINSAARMRVAANEKAEAEKILQIKRAEGEAESKYLSGLGIARQRQAIVDGLRDSVLAFSESVPGTSAKDVMDMVLVTQYFDTMKEIGASSKSSAVFIPHGPGAVKDIATQIRDGLLQAEITKQ from the exons ATGGGTCAAGTGCTTGGTTGCATTCAAGTGGATCAGTCTACTGTTGTTGTGAAGGAACAGTTTGGCAAGTATGACAACGTGCTTGAGCCTGGGTGCCATTGCCTGCCTTGGTGTCTAGGTTACCAGATGGCTGGTACACTGACCTTGCGCGTGCAGCAGCTTGACGTCCGTTGTGAAACAAAAACTAAG GACAATGTGTTTGTAACGGTGGTTGCCTCAATTCAATACCGAGCATTGGCTGAAAAAGCAGCAGATGCATTTTACAAGCTATCTAACACGAAAGAACAGATCCAAGCATATGTTTTTGACG TCATAAGGGCAAGTGTACCAAGATTGGAATTGGATTCTGTTTTCGAGCAGAAGAATGACATAGCTAAGGCTGTGGAGAATGAACTTGAAAAG GCGATGTCTGCCTATGGGTTTGAGATAGTCCAGACGCTAATCGTCGACATTGAACCAGATGCTCAAGTTAAGAGAGCCATGAATGAGATAAATTCGG CTGCTCGTATGAGGGTTGCCGCAAATGAGAAGGCTGAAGCTGAGAAAATCTTGCAAATCAAGAGAGCCGAGGGAGAGGCCGAATCCAAATACTTATCTGGGCTCGGGATAGCGCGTCAGCGTCAGGCCATTGTAGACGGGCTAAGAGACAGTGTGCTTGCCTTTTCAGAAAGCGTGCCCGGAACATCAGCCAAGGATGTAATGGACATGGTTCTTGTCACACAATATTTCGACACAATGAAGGAAATTGGAGCATCATCCAAATCATCTGCTGTGTTTATTCCACACGGTCCTGGGGCTGTTAAAGACATCGCAACACAGATTCGGGATGGTCTTCTTCAGGCTGAGATTACTAAACAGTAG